The nucleotide window CGGTGAGAACTACCATAGGGATGATATTGCAGCATCTCGGCTATGAGACACACCTGGTCGCCGCACGAGAAGATGCAATTGACTCATACCGACAGGCGAAACGCCTTAAAGACCCATTCGACATAGTCATTCTCGACTTGTATACCCCCGATGGCATGGGAGGCAAAGAGGTTTTTGAAGAACTGAGGGCCATGGATCCGGAGGTATATGCGATCGTGTCGAGCGGATACGTCAACGATCCGCTCATAACCGATTACGAGAGCTATGGCTTCAAGGCGGCCCTTGTTAAGCCCTATCGCATTGAAGACTTGACATATATCCTCGAACAGGCGTCAACGAACAAACAGAGCACGCTTTCGCATCGGTCATAGTTTCCCTACCCACCTGAGAAGAGTTCTTTTTCCTTATCTATTTGATGACAGGTTGTTTTGGTATTTGCTTAAGATGGACCTTAGCAGTCGTTTCGTTGTCTTGAGGCCAGCGGCTCTCGCGTCGCACCGTGCGCGGTTTGGCTGAC belongs to Syntrophorhabdaceae bacterium and includes:
- a CDS encoding response regulator codes for the protein MRSCLLTAHTDAHSKKIMRDKNIRILILDDQESVRTTIGMILQHLGYETHLVAAREDAIDSYRQAKRLKDPFDIVILDLYTPDGMGGKEVFEELRAMDPEVYAIVSSGYVNDPLITDYESYGFKAALVKPYRIEDLTYILEQASTNKQSTLSHRS